Proteins found in one Quercus robur chromosome 2, dhQueRobu3.1, whole genome shotgun sequence genomic segment:
- the LOC126713538 gene encoding laccase-14-like, translating into MKVSFKMNLLLELLGFLLLSEMLFCIAQGNVHYYDFVLKESNFTRLCSTKSMLTVNGSFPGPMIRAHKGDTVYVNVYNQGRYGVTIHWHGIKQPRNPWFDGPEYITQCPIPPKTNFTYQVLLSSEEGTVWWHAHSDWTRSSIHGAFVVLPAEGTTYPFPKPDEEQVIVFASWYKEDVETLMDEALRYGGLTTLSDAYTINGQPGDFYDCSNETTYRMSVDYGKTYLLRIVNSVMNTDMFVAIADHNLTVVGWDGSYIKPLEVSYIMITPGQTMDVLVTANQSPSHYYMLASPYFDGQADDFDKSITSAVFQYNGNYTPPSIPVYPSSIPGFYDVGAASFYTTSLRSLASPEHPVDVPLNVTTRMFITVSIGMMHCPNDSCAGPAGNRLASSLNNISFANPKLDILEAYYRHISGYYETNFPDKPPHLFNFTSDDLLTNNVTISDQGTRVKVLNYNETVEITFQGTNVMNSGENHPMHLHGFRFYVVGTGVGNFDNVTDPLTYNLVDPPEANTVPIPKDGWATIRFVASNPGVWYMHCHFDRHMSWGMDTAFIVRNGNTEESTILPPPAYMPPCETDSLHGPQQSMFQKEE; encoded by the exons ATGAAGGTTTCGTTCAAGATGAATCTATTGCTAGAGCTTCTGGGGTTTTTGCTTCTAAGTGAAATGCTCTTTTGCATTGCTCAAGGCAATGTTCATTACTATGACTTTGTT CTCAAGGAGAGCAATTTTACAAGGCTATGCTCTACAAAGAGCATGTTGACGGTAAATGGTAGTTTTCCAGGACCAATGATTCGCGCTCACAAAGGAGACACTGTGTATGTGAATGTTTACAATCAAGGACGATATGGTGTGACAATTCActg GCATGGAATAAAACAACCAAGAAACCCATGGTTTGATGGACCTGAATATATCACGCAATGTCCCATTCCCCCTAAAACAAATTTCACATATCAAGTCTTACTTTCTTCCGAAGAAGGAACTGTATGGTGGCATGCTCACAGTGATTGGACAAGATCATCAATCCATGGTGCTTTTGTTGTTTTACCTGCAGAGGGAACAACTTATCCTTTTCCCAAGCCTGATGAAGAACAAGTTATAGTATTTG CTTCGTGGTATAAAGAAGATGTAGAGACGTTAATGGATGAGGCCCTTCGCTATGGTGGATTGACCACATTGTCTGATGCTTATACCATCAACGGACAACCTGGGGATTTTTATGATTGCTCCAACG AGACAACATATCGGATGTCAGTTGATTATGGCAAGACCTATCTCCTTCGCATAGTTAATTCTGTAATGAACACAGATATGTTCGTCGCCATTGCTGACCACAATCTCACAGTTGTTGGATGGGATGGCTCTTACATCAAACCATTAGAAGTTAGTTACATAATGATAACCCCAGGACAAACAATGGATGTGTTGGTCACAGCAAACCAATCTCCTAGCCACTATTACATGCTTGCTAGCCCTTATTTTGATGGGCAAGCAGATGACTTTGACAAAAGCATCACTAGTGCAGTTTTCCAGTACAATGGCAACTACACTCCTCCATCGATACCGGTCTATCCAAGCAGTATCCCTGGTTTTTATGATGTAGGTGCTGCTTCATTTTACACAACAAGTTTAAGGAGTTTGGCTAGTCCAGAACACCCTGTAGATGTCCCTCTAAATGTCACCACAAGAATGTTTATTACTGTTTCTATAGGCATGATGCATTGTCCCAATGACTCGTGTGCTGGGCCCGCTGGGAATAGGCTTGCTTCTAGCTTAAACAACATCAGTTTTGCAAACCCAAAATTGGATATATTGGAAGCATACTACAG GCACATAAGTGGATATTACGAGACAAATTTCCCAGACAAACCACCGCATTTGTTCAATTTCACCTCAGACGACTTGTTGACGAACAATGTTACCATATCAGATCAAGGGACAAGGGTGAAGGTGCTAAATTATAATGAGACTGTTGAGATAACGTTTCAGGGGACTAATGTCATGAATTCTGGAGAAAATCATCCAATGCATTTACATGGGTTCAGATTTTATGTGGTTGGAACGGGTGTTGGAAACTTCGACAATGTCACTGACCCATTGACTTACAATTTGGTTGATCCACCTGAAGCTAATACTGTTCCAATTCCTAAAGATGGATGGGCTACCATCAGATTTGTAGCTAGCAATCCAG GGGTCTGGTACATGCATTGTCATTTTGACCGGCACATGAGTTGGGGTATGGACACAGCTTTCATAGTAAGGAACGGTAATACCGAAGAGTCAACCATCCTGCCTCCTCCAGCTTACATGCCTCCTTGTGAAACTGATTCCTTGCATGGGCCACAACAGTCAATGTTCCAGAAAGAAGAGTAA